From the Chryseobacterium sp. G0201 genome, the window CCTAACTGGCCATACTGATTGATTCCCCATGCCCAAAGTGTTCCATCTGTTTTTATTCCCAAAGAATGGGTACCGCCTGCACTAATTTTTTGCCAACAACCCGCAGGAGGAAGTGTTGTAAAAGATCCTCCGGGAATCCAAGCGCTTTGGTTGGATCCGCAATTAGACATCACCCACCAGTAGTAAGTAGTATTAGGTAATAAATTGGTTGCATTGGCTGTTGTTAAAACAGTATTCCCATTGGCTGCTCCCATAGTTGGAGACGTACCATATGCATATACATATCCTCCGGTAGGCGCTGTTGCTGAAGGTGACCAATTCAAGGTAGCTGTTGTAGAAGTAATATTTGAAGTATACAACTGACTTGGAGGATTACAACTTGTAATACAGGCAACCGGAACAAATGAATATCTCTGAGTAGTCGTACCATCACCTATTTGCCCTGAATCATTAGCTCCACAGCCTGACAAATATCCATCTACATTTATAAATAGTGTATTTTTTCTGCCTCCGACAATCATTTGTCCATTGCTTACAGTTCCGATATATGCTGGTGAATTTTGATTCGTTCCTGTACCGTTTCCTAATTGTCCAAAACTATTATCTCCACATGTATAGGTATTTCCGTTAGAAAGAATGAACATAGAATGTCCGTTACCTGCTGCAATACTTTTAACCCCTGTAGTAATTACAGTAGGAGTATTTTTATTAGTATTGGTATAATCACCTAACTGGCCGAAATCATTTTGTCCCCAAACAAAAAGATTACTACTGGTTTTATAAGCTAACGAATGGTTAAGACCTGCAGCAATATCTTGCCAATCTGTTGCGATTCCAATTTGAATCGGGTTAGATTTGCTTGTATTGGTACCATCACCTAACTGTCCTGCTCCGTTACTTCCCCAAGCCCAAAGCGTTCCATTGGTTTTTATGCCTAGTGTATGATATCCTCCCAGTACAACTTTTCGCCAGTTCGTAGCTGTACCAACTTGAGTCGGAGTCGTAATATCAGCGGTAATTCCGCCTCCCAATTGTGCAGTTCCATTATTTCCCCATCCCCAAAGTGTTCCGTTTGTTTTTATGGCGACTGTCTGAGCAATTCCGGCACTTACACTTTGCCAATTGGTGGCAGTTCCTATTTGCGTCGGAATATTTCTACTTATTGTAGTTCCGTCACCTAATTGGCTGCTGCCATTAAATCCCCAAGCCCAAAGTGTTCCATCGGTTTTTATAGCAACGGTATGCGAGCTACCAGCCACTACTTTTGTCCAATTATTTGCAGTTCCTATCTGCGTTGGTTTATTTCTACTTGTTGTAGTTCCGTCGCCTAGCTGGCCATTACCGTTAAGACCCCATGCCCACAATGTTCCGTCTTTTTTTATTCCTACAGAATGGCTGAAACCAGAGCTCACGCTTTGCCAACACTGGGCAAATGACTGTAAGCTGATTAACAGCATTAATAAATAAAGAATTTTCTTCATGTTTTAGTTTTAATATTGTCCTACTCGTTTAGCTTTTCGGTTTCGCTTCGTTTGAATGGTTTCGGAACTCCATAAAAAATGAGTCTCGATCAATGAATGAACGCAGATTTAAAAATATTTTCGTTGATAAAAATGTGGTATCGTCACTGGTAAAATCTAAATTTTCTTTGGTATCACAAAAATTTACATCTAATTTTAGGAAATAGTTAAATAGGCCCTATTAATTAAATATGACTTGTTGTTCTAAAGAAATTTTAAGAAATTACGATTGTTTTAAATTGTTGGATACAATTAGGATTGACGAATTAATAAAATACGGTGTAGTTTTCTTCATTTTCATGATTTAATTAGTTTTCTTTTTTAGGTTTTAGTTTTTTAGTTAAAAACAACAAGGTCATCAACGATGATTTTATGTTGCCGTTTGCAAAAATATATCTTTCTTATGGACTATCAAATAGTTGACAGAAAATAGTAGTATTTTTTTTCCATACGATGTTGCTACATTTTACAGAACGAATCAGAATCAAACTTTTTTAGGAGCAAAAAGATGGCAGATGACATCAAATTTTACTAAAATGAGATGTATCATAGATAAGGTTGAATATTTTAGCTAAATTTGCTCCTTCATTTTTTAAATATCACACATGAAAAAAAAATTAATTTACAATTTTCCCGTTCTTTGGCAAAAGCCTGCAAAACGACAGTCATTAATTTTGAAATACCTAATTCAAATAGTTTAAAAGTATTCTTATTAAAAAATGGTTTATCTTAATACTTCAAACGCATAATTAACATTTATTTTAAATTAGAATTCATTTACGTGAATAAAATTGGTTAACAACTGTCTTTTAATACATTATAGATTAAAACAGATGTATGATATCTCAGACAGCTTCTTAGCATAATCTAAAACCATAACCTTTATAAAACCCTCACAAATAAAGGAATATAGGCAATAAACACAGTATAATGAAATGCATAGCATTCATGGTATCTAGACTATGGATATTAAAAAAAAATGCTACTTTTGCTCACAGGAATAAAAATTGTTTTTTTAGCGTTTTTATTAGTAATTTAGATATACCAAATTATAAAACATTAAAAATCATCACATGAAAAAAATAATTCTACTATTTACTTGCATGTTCGGTATTTCGGTATTTTCACAGATAAAAGTCTTGAAAAACGAAACTTTAGTGGAAATTGGTAAAGATAATTCCGTTGGTTTATATAAAAAAGAAGATAAATTCACGATCAACTACCAGGATCTTAACACCGCTAATCTAAATACTTTCAGATCTTTTTCATTTCAAAATATGAATAAAGATGTTGAAGGCTTATATAAAATGATCACCGACGGATTTATTGATTCTCCGGCAGGAAATATTGTATTGGAACTTCCTAATGATATTATTGAGCTTCATTATGAGAAAAACTTCGGACAGCCAACTGTTCAGTTTATTCAATATATCAATAAGAATAAAAAATATGTTGGGAAATCGCAATTTCTAAACAAAAAACAGGTTGATAAGCTTTTTGGAAAAACAAACGGCAAATCTGCATTGTACGAGAGATCTGTAGCAAAAACAAATTCTACAATGGGTACAACAAGCTATAATTCTTCAACGAGTACAGCAACCCCTTTAAATGACACTCCCGCAAAGGCACAATCTTCTTCGCCTAAAAGCAAGAAATATAAAAAATAATCAATCTTTACAAAACATAATTAAACTCATTCTTCCCGGATGAGTTTTTTATTTCTATTTTTGTAAAAACATTGTTTTCATTTATGTCACTTCAAATAAGCAATCTGACCAAAAAATTTGGTGAACAAACCGCACTTAACAATATTAATATCTCAATTGATAAAAGCGAGATCATCGGTCTTCTCGGTCCTAATGGAGCAGGAAAATCTACTTTAATGAAATCTATCGTTGGTGCATTGAAAATAGATGAAGGTGAAATAATTTTCAATGGAAAAAACATTTCCGAACACGAGATCGAAAGCAAGAAAAACATTGGTTTCTTACCTGAAAACAATCCGTTATACCTGGAAATGTACGTGAAAGAATACCTGCGGTTTGTTGCAAATATTCATAAAATTTCTGAAAAAAGAGTTGATGAAGTGATTGATTTAGTTGGAATTACTCCTGAAAAATCTAAGAAAATCAGTCAGCTTTCTAAAGGGTACAAACAAAGAGTTGGTTTGGCACAAGCCATTATTCATCAACCTGATTTATTGATTTTAGATGAACCTACCAATGGTTTGGATCCCAATCAAATTATTGAAATAAGAAATGTTGTAAAGGAAATCGGCAAAGAAAAAACAGTTTTACTTTCTACACACATCATGCAGGAAGTTGAAGCGCTTTGTTCGCGTGTGATTCTTATTCACAAAGGAAATATTCTTCAGGACTGCCCGATTGATGAGTTTAAAGGCAAATTCGGAAGTCTGGAAGAGGCTTTCGCAAGCTATACACAAACGGAAACAGTAAGCATAACAGAATAACTTAATCAAATATAAAATCCTGCAATGTGTAGGATTTTTTCATTTAGAATATTTCCTCAGATTCAATAGATCTATAGAATTTTCATTGATGAAAACTCGGGGATTGGCATTAAATTTGACAATATCCAAGTAAATCAAAACTCATTACAATGATCAAAAAAATTTTACTGGGAGCATTTTGTATCTCCCAATTTTCATTAGCCTATGCTGCCGAATTTAAAAATGAATTACCAATAACATCAACGGTCTCTGCAAATTATCAAAAAGCACCTAAAACCGTAATCATTAAAACTAAAAAGTTTAAAATAAGAATTGATAAACAACCCAACGGTAAATATTTGTACCAATCTTGGGCTGCCAATGCAAAAATCACTTCGAAGCCAAGTATGATCATTCCAGACGGAGAATTGATTCCTGATGGTACTGGTGGTAACTATTATTATGAATTTGTAAATAATGCTTTCACTTATCAGGTTTGGAGAAATTATTTAACCGATTCAGCGAAAAAGGCACCTTATACTCTAAGAGTTGATGACAATACAGGAAAAACGATCGTCAATCAAGACGGACAAGTCGTAAAAAATTAATAAAAAACTCCCACTTTAAAGTGGGAGTTTTTGTTTTTTATATGTTAATTTTATTGTTCAGGAGCTTCATCAGATTTAACTTCAATTACTTTTGAACCATCATCATTTCTCTTTTGAAGCTGCTCAAGAAGCTGTAAGCCTAACAATCCGCTGATCCCTCCATTGGCTGCATCTCCACCTCCACCGATAAGAACGTCAGGCATTATTTTTACGTTTTGAGATGCGATGTTTTCCATGATCTTCAATTGGGTAAAGTTGTTTCCGCCCATTGCTTCTACAGATAATTTATAAGACTCTGCATTAGATTTACCGATTGCCAATATTTTCTCAGCTTCTGCATTACCCGTTAAAGAAATCTGCTCGGCATTTGCTTTGGCTAATAATTCTATTTTTTCAGATTCTGCCTTGGCTAAAAGTCTTGTTTTTTCGGCTTCACCGGTTGCGAGTAATTTCAATCTGTCTCCTTCCGCGTTGGCCTGAAGACGTACAGAATTGGCATCACCAGTCGCTTTTTTCACGGAAGCATCTGCAACACGCTCTGCAATCCAAACACCCTGATCAGCTTTTACAATTTCTTTCTGCATATCTGCAACCGCAGTTTCTTTTTCTAAACTTTGTCGGGTTTCCTGTGCTAACATTTCTGTTTCGTAGGTGATTTTCTGTTCTTCCGCCAACTTTCTGTCTGTCAATGTTTTCATCAGGCTTTCAGGAGGAACAATCGCACCAATCAAAGTATCTACCGCATTTACGTTATATTGATCCAAAACACTGCTAATATGTTCTTTTGCAGACTGTTGTCTTTCTTTACGGGTTCCCAAAAACGCAATCACATCGCTATCCTGCGCAGAGTTTCTGAAATAGTTCCCAATCGTAGGTTCCAAAACCTGACTTACCAAATTGATCATATTTCCGAAACGGGCAATCACTTTTGGAGCTTCATAAGTCGGAATATGAATAATTTGAGAAACATCTAGGTTAAAAGGGAACCCATCTTTACTTCTTACCGTAATTGTTGAAAGGTTTTTGTCTAACTGGTGAGATTCACTTCTTTCATACGCCCAGTTTAAAACCAAATTGGTGGTAGGAACAAGCTCAACCTTCATAATATAAGGATTAATAGGATATTTTCCGGGACCGATTGGCTCTGACCAAACTCCTTTATGACCTTTTTCAACAATGTTTCCATGTTTAAAATCAACACCGCTTAAATCTTTACCCTCTGCGCCTACATAACTTATAATTACACCGACGTATCCGATCGGGATTTCTGTCATGTGTACCATTTCGACTTTTGTAAACCATGGATTTAAGAAATATGAACCCGCTAAAATCACCTGTTCCTGAAGACCTTTGTAACCTCCATTGTTCAAAAAGGTATCAACGTCCTGAAATTTGTTGTGAGCTTCAACAATTTTACCTGCAATCTGGCCTTCTTCCAAAGGATTACCTTCCATTGTCGTTATGACTCCCACCGCATTGTCAGGAATTTGAGTCATATCAGTTAAATCAATATCAAACAACAAGGTATTAATTCTATAAGAACCTGGCGCAACAATGGCAGTTTGGCGCCCTTTTCTACCTCCGTTTTTAAGAAATGCCTCTGCATCCTGGAAAGAGTCACAGTTTACCTTTCTTGCTAAAATACGTCCGGTTTCTAATTCAGTTCCGTCTTTAGCCAGAATTAATCCTAATTTTCCGGTAGGAATCACGGTAAATGGCTGAAATTGAATCGTGTATTGCCAGATCCATTTACCAAAATAAATTCCCGGTGCCAATGTCTGAGCCTGAAAACCAGCCTCACCATTGGTTGCAATAATCCTCCCTTCCGGAAGTTCCTGCTTACCAACCAGCACGAATTTTTTGGTCACTAAACCAATTCTGTCTTCGGGAACAATTACCAATCCGAAGAAAACTCTCAAAATAATTTTGTAAAAAATTACGCATAAAAGCACAATGATAGCCGGAATCATCCAGCCCTGAAACGATAGTTCCATAATTTATTTGTTTAAAAATTTAGTTTAAATAGTAGAAATGACCGATAGCCCCTATTTTTTTTAATAAAAAAAATACGGATAGAATCATGTAATTGAATTCTTTCGAAAAATTTAAGAAAGTGTAGGAGGAGAAGTATTAAAAATCGTGAATATGATTTCTGATACTTTCAAAAGAAAAAACTTGAAGTTTGTTTGTTCCATCTTATTTGTGAAGGACTAAGATCCTTTTTGCTGTACAAATGTACGGAAGAAAATATTATTGATATTACAAAAAATCAAAATATTTTTTGAAAATAATGTAATTTACAGACAATCAATATTATTTTTTGCAAAAACATTTTGTGCGCTTTCAAAACTGTCCTTTGCTGCATTATATCCTATATTAAAAATCTCTTCCAAACGGTCTTTTTTACGTTCGAAAGTTCCATAACTTGAAAGATCCTGTGAAGATATAAACCAATCACAATATTCGAATTTTGCTTTCTCAACTCTGTAAGAAAGAAGATCGTAAGATCGTGATACGATTGCTTTTATGGTCTTTAAATCATTAATATCAATATTATGTGGCGGAGATACAAAAACGCCAATCAGTCGATCACATTCATCTCTGATAACGTCTGCGGGAAAGTTATTTAAAACTCCTCCGTCACAATACATTTCTTCCCCTAAAATATATGGCGTGGTAACTCCCGGAATAGAACATGAGGCAATAACAGCATCAGTTACCTTAAAACTATTATCAAAAATTTTCTGAGTTCCGGAAACCAATTCTGTTGCTACGATTTTCACTTCTTTATCTAAATCTCCAATTTTCATATCCTGAAAAATCGGTCTTAAATAATTATTGAAGATCACCGAAGAAACCAATCCCGGCTGATTGAAGGCAAAATGTTTCCAGTTGAAAAAATAGATAGACTGGAAAAAATCTAAAATCTCCTCAGGTGTTTTTCCCACTGCATGAAGACTTCCGACAATGGAACCCGCGCTACAGCATGCTAAAACATCTATATTGATATTTTTTTCTTTCAAGAATTTTAAAACTCCTGCATGGGCAATGCCCTTCGTTCCGCCACCGGATAAAACCAATCCTGTTTTTTCAAAATTCATAGAATAAAATTAAGAAATCGTAAGGAGAAAATGAGATTAATTTTTCTAAAAATGTGAATTTTAAAATTATTTTAATAATTCTTTCATTTATCTTAAAAATATAAATATTTCATGCATAAAAAACCACAGACAAAAATCTGTGGTTTACTTTTATATTGTATGTGTTCTTAGATTAGATATGAATAACTTCACCATAAGCAGCAGCTGCAGCTTCCATGATAGCCTCAGAAACTGTTGGATGCGGGTGGATAGATTTGATGATCTCGTGACCTGTAGTTTCTAGTTTTCTAGCAACAACAGCTTCAGCAACCATATCTGTAACACCTTCACCAATCATGTGACAACCTAACCATTCGCCATATTTAGCATCGAAAATCACTTTGATGAAACCATCTGTATTTCCGTTTGCAGTAGCTTTTCCACTTGCAGAAAGAGGGAATTTACCAACTTTGATTTCGTAACCTTTTTCTTTAGCCTGCTTTTCTGTAAGACCTACAGAAGCAACTTCAGGGTGACAGTAAGTACATCCAGGGATATTACCGTAGTCGATCTTCTCAACGTGTAGTCCTTTGATTTTCTCAACACAAGTAATACCTTCAGCAGAAGCAACGTGAGCCAAAGCCTGAGTTGGGATGATATCTCCGATCGCATAGTAACCTGGAACAGAAGTTTCGTACCATTCGTTTACCAAAACTCTACCTTTATCTGTTTGGATTCCAACTTCTTCAAGACCTATGTTCTCGATGTTTGCAGCAATACCAACAGCAGATAATAAGATATCAGCTTCAAGAGTAATAGTTCCAGTAGCTGTTTTCACAGTAGCTTTAACCCCTTCTCCACTTGTATCAACGCTTTCAACAGAAGCATTTGTCATAATTTCGATCCCTGTCTTTTTCAAAGATTTTTCTAAGTGCTTAGAGATATCTTCATCTTCCACAGGAACGATGTTTGGCATAAATTCAACAACAGTTACTTTCGTTCCCATTGTGTTATAGAAGTCAGCAAACTCAACCCCAATAGCTCCAGAACCTACAACAATCATAGATTTTGGCTGCTCAGGAAGAGATAATGCCTGTCTGTATCCGATTACTTTTTTACCGTCTTGAGGTAAGTTTGGTAATTCTCTAGAACGTGCTCCAGTTGCAATAATGATATTGCTTGCAGCATATTCAGTTACTTTACCGTCTTTATCTGTAACAGAAACTTTTTTATCTTTTAAAACTTTAGCAGTTCCTAGAATAACATCGATTTTGTTCTTTTTCATTAAGAACTCAATCCCTTTACTCATTTTATTAGCAACGCCACGGCTTCTTTGAATTACATTCGGGAACTCAAAACTTGGCTCCACTTTATTCAAACCATAATCTTCTGCATGGTTGATATAATGAAAAACCTGAGCAGATTTCAACAAAGCTTTCGTTGGAATACATCCCCAGTTAAGGCAGATCCCTCCTAAGTTTTCTTTCTCGATAATTGCAGTTTTGAAACCCAATTGTGCTGCTCTGATAGCTGTAACATATCCACCAGGACCACTTCCGATGACAATAATATCGTAGTTCATTAGCTTAAAAATTTTAATGCGAATTTAAGGAAAAATATTGGATGTATCATGTTTCTTAAAATTCGTGAGGCAATGCATAATAAAGAGCAATTTCACTACATTAACAATAAAAAAAGAGAACATACAATACGTTCTCTTTAATAAAATTATATTTTAAATTAAAATTTAGCAAAACTGAATTTATAGAATTAAACTATTTCAATTTTAATAATTTCAAGAAATGTTTATTATTACATTTTTTTCAGTAATCTTTTTTGACTTCTATATTTTTCATTTAAAGCCTTTAATTGCTCCTGTTTCATTTTTTTTGAAGCAACCGGATGATTCAAAATCAACTTCTTTTCCTGATTATATCTTTTGTCCAGCTCACGTGATTTGGTATTAATCAATTCACTTTTTGAAGGATGAGGCGGTGGCGTAGGATGTTTTTGTGCTGAAACATTCATTGATAATCCTACTAATAAAATTGTTGATATAAATAACTTGTTCATAATATTTACTTTTAAGAATGACTTGAATTTCTTTAATAAAATCAATTAAGTTCATTCAGGTTTGAAGTAAATATTACATATATCATACCAACATTTTCTGTGCAATAACTTATTGAACCTCAACATTCTGTTTTAACGAAAGATTTTTCGAAGAATTTCCAACCATAATTCTGTATGTTCCTTTTTCTACAATCCAGTTCATTTTTTCGTCTAAAAATTTTAATTCCTGAATTGGAACTTCAATTGAAATTTGCCTTGTTTCTCCCGGTTTTAATTCTACTTTTTGAAAACCTTTCAACTCAAGAATCGGTCTGGAAACCGAAGCCAACAAATCTTTTACATATAATTGAACGACTTCACTTCCTGCTTTCGATCCTGTATTTTTAACCTGAACTTCAGCAATAATCGTTTCGTTTTCAGAATATTTTGTTTTATTCAATTGTAAATCAGAGATTTCAAAAGTCGTATAACTCAATCCAAAACCAAACGGGTACAATGGTTCACCGCTTAAATCATAATAATCATTTCCTCTTCCTGTCGGATGATGATTGTACGTCAAAGGCAGCTGCCCTTCCTCAATTGGAACCGTAATCGGCAATTTTCCGGATGGATTTTCTGCTCCGAAAAGCACTTTTGCAACGGCATTTCCGCCTTCTTCGCCGGGATACCAAACATCTAAAATTGCTCCAACTTTATCTTTCCAATCCGTAGTTTTTATCGCAGAACCGCCGACCAAAACGACTGTTGTAGGTTTATTTAATTTTGAAACTTCCTGAATAAATTGTTCCTGATTTCCGGGCAGACTTAATGAAGAGCGATCCTGAAATTCACCTTCATGAATTCCCGCTGCAACAATGATGTAATCTGTATTTTGAGCCAATTTTAAAGCAGCATCATAATCTTTTTGATAGTCATTTAAGCCATAATTCCAGATCAGTTCAATGTTTGCTTCACCTCTGTTTTCATGAAACTCAATGACAATATCGGATTTTTCACCTTTCACAAAATCTACATCAACAGTTTTGGTTGAATAACTCAACTTTTCCCAATTGTCAATCAACAATTTTCCATTCACATATAATCTGAAACCATCATTTCCACGCAAACCAAGCATATATTTTCCGGAATTTGGAGCTTCTAATGTTCCAGTCCAGCGAACACTATAATTATCTGGCTGTAGTTTTTTAGGATTTGGAGAATATAAAGTCCATTTAAAATTCAATTGTTCGTCCTGCTTTTCAAAAGCGGGTTTTCCTTTTAAATCAGAATTGGAAAAATAAGTTCCTTTCAAACCTTTTTGATTTTCTGAAGATAAAAATTCGGTTGGAACGGTCACAAAATTCTTCAAATTCCAGTCAATTCCTTTTGAATAATTTACTTCAATATTTTTATCTTTAGTAAAATTTTTAATTCCATCCAAAATACTCACTTTCTTATTTCCCGGTCCGGAATAACCGCCCAATCTTGCATCAACAGCATCAGTTCCAACTACTAAAATCTTTTTATAATTTTCAGAAATCGGAAGCGTTTGATTATTATTTTGAAGCAAAACAAAAGACTCAATGGCTGTTTTTTCTGCTAATGGTTTGTGATTTAATTTCTTTAATTCCGAGATAGCTGCGTTAGAAACATAAGGATTTTCAAACAAACCTAGTTCAAACTTTGCTCTTAAAACTCTCGAAACCGCATCATCAATTCTTTCCTGAGGAATTCTTCCATCTAAAAACGGTGGAATAAACAATTTATAATGTTGATATTCTGTCTGGAAAATCACGTCAAGTCCATCGTTGATCGCCTGTGCAGAAGCATCATCATAATCTTTTGCCGTAAAATGCAGAACATTTGCTCCACCTACCGCACTTGCATCACTGATCACGAAACCTTTGAAATTCCATTCATTTTTCAATTTTTCGGTCAATAACCAATGATTTGCCGTTGAAGGTCGCCCATCCAACAAATTATACGAAGTCATCACCGAGCGACTTTTCCCTTGTTTAAAGGCTTTTTGAAAAGGAATCAAATGCGTTTCTTCCAAATATCTTTTGCTCCAATGAATTGGATATGAATCTCTTCCACCTTCTCCGACATTCGCTAAAAAATGTTTTGGAGTGGTAATAATTCCTTGATTTTCAAACGAACTCACAAAATTTACACCCATCACTGAAGTCAGAAACGGATCTTCGCCATACGTTTCCTCCGTTCTACCCCATCGAACATCACTTGCCAAATTCACAACCGGTGTCAAGATTTGACGAATCCCCCTCAATCTTGATTCTTTTGCAATAGCTGTCGAAACTTCCTTCATTAACTTAGGATTGAAGGTTGCCGACAACCCAATCGCCTGCGGAAATGCCGTTGCTCCTTCACGCATCAAACCATGCAAAGCCTCATCAAAAGGGATAATTGGAATCCCCAATCGGGATTCTTCCACAAAATATTTTTGGATAACATTGATTTTTTTCGCCAATCTCTCTGCATCTTCATTCGCATTATATTTCAACAATTGTCCGGCAACGCCACCTCCCTGATTTCCTGCACTTACCTGCAATCCGAAAATTCCGTGAGAATATTGCCCTTTCGGAACATTGTCCAAATCTCCGGAAATCATGAAACATTGCCAGAATTTTTCTTCGGGAGTCATCCGTTTCAGTAAGTCCTGAACTCTGGCTTCAATAGGCTGTTTTGGATCTTTGTATAAAGGTTTTTGAGCAGAAATGAATACTGAACTCAATAATGAAATTCCAATTAATTTTAATTTAAACTCCATTATTGTACTATTTGAATTACAGTTGAATATTTTAATTGCGTTCCTTCTTTTGGTAAATTTACTTCAATAGAATTTCCTGTTTTTTTCCATTGAATTTTTGAGGAAATTCCTAATATTTTCAATGATTTTGGCTTAAAATTTTCAGGAATTGTAAAACTTAGTATTGATAGAGCTTGATAATTTGTTTTTTCATCCAAGTGAAAAATATTCATTGTTTTTCCGTCTTTGCTTTGCGTATAATAAAAATTCCCGTCATTAAAAGGTGCCAAAGCTCTTGTTGCAAAAACTGCAGACTGATTTTTATCCATCCAAGTTGAGATTTCTTTTAATCTTTCATAAACAATGACATCGTAATCTCCGTTGGGTCCGGGAGCGATATTCATCAGGTAATTTCCACCTCTGGAAATGATTTTAACTAATGTTTCAATAATTTTCTGAGAAGATTTGTAATTGTCATTCGGAACATAAGAAAACGAATCTCCCATCGTGATACAGCTCTCCCACGGGATCGAAAGCCCTTGCTCAGGAACGGCTTGTTCGGGCGTTACATAATTTTCCCATTTTCCGGAAACGGTGCGGTCTACAACGATAATTCCGGGTTGATTTTTTCGAGCCATCGTCCCGATTTTATCCATATCAATATCTTGTTCAACCTTGATTGTTCTTTGCCATTCCACTTTTGGATCGATGGTGTTGAAAGGACGAACCCAGCCTCCATCTAGCCAAAGAATATCGATTTTA encodes:
- a CDS encoding ABC transporter ATP-binding protein gives rise to the protein MSLQISNLTKKFGEQTALNNINISIDKSEIIGLLGPNGAGKSTLMKSIVGALKIDEGEIIFNGKNISEHEIESKKNIGFLPENNPLYLEMYVKEYLRFVANIHKISEKRVDEVIDLVGITPEKSKKISQLSKGYKQRVGLAQAIIHQPDLLILDEPTNGLDPNQIIEIRNVVKEIGKEKTVLLSTHIMQEVEALCSRVILIHKGNILQDCPIDEFKGKFGSLEEAFASYTQTETVSITE
- the lpdA gene encoding dihydrolipoyl dehydrogenase, giving the protein MNYDIIVIGSGPGGYVTAIRAAQLGFKTAIIEKENLGGICLNWGCIPTKALLKSAQVFHYINHAEDYGLNKVEPSFEFPNVIQRSRGVANKMSKGIEFLMKKNKIDVILGTAKVLKDKKVSVTDKDGKVTEYAASNIIIATGARSRELPNLPQDGKKVIGYRQALSLPEQPKSMIVVGSGAIGVEFADFYNTMGTKVTVVEFMPNIVPVEDEDISKHLEKSLKKTGIEIMTNASVESVDTSGEGVKATVKTATGTITLEADILLSAVGIAANIENIGLEEVGIQTDKGRVLVNEWYETSVPGYYAIGDIIPTQALAHVASAEGITCVEKIKGLHVEKIDYGNIPGCTYCHPEVASVGLTEKQAKEKGYEIKVGKFPLSASGKATANGNTDGFIKVIFDAKYGEWLGCHMIGEGVTDMVAEAVVARKLETTGHEIIKSIHPHPTVSEAIMEAAAAAYGEVIHI
- a CDS encoding glycoside hydrolase family 3 N-terminal domain-containing protein — translated: MEFKLKLIGISLLSSVFISAQKPLYKDPKQPIEARVQDLLKRMTPEEKFWQCFMISGDLDNVPKGQYSHGIFGLQVSAGNQGGGVAGQLLKYNANEDAERLAKKINVIQKYFVEESRLGIPIIPFDEALHGLMREGATAFPQAIGLSATFNPKLMKEVSTAIAKESRLRGIRQILTPVVNLASDVRWGRTEETYGEDPFLTSVMGVNFVSSFENQGIITTPKHFLANVGEGGRDSYPIHWSKRYLEETHLIPFQKAFKQGKSRSVMTSYNLLDGRPSTANHWLLTEKLKNEWNFKGFVISDASAVGGANVLHFTAKDYDDASAQAINDGLDVIFQTEYQHYKLFIPPFLDGRIPQERIDDAVSRVLRAKFELGLFENPYVSNAAISELKKLNHKPLAEKTAIESFVLLQNNNQTLPISENYKKILVVGTDAVDARLGGYSGPGNKKVSILDGIKNFTKDKNIEVNYSKGIDWNLKNFVTVPTEFLSSENQKGLKGTYFSNSDLKGKPAFEKQDEQLNFKWTLYSPNPKKLQPDNYSVRWTGTLEAPNSGKYMLGLRGNDGFRLYVNGKLLIDNWEKLSYSTKTVDVDFVKGEKSDIVIEFHENRGEANIELIWNYGLNDYQKDYDAALKLAQNTDYIIVAAGIHEGEFQDRSSLSLPGNQEQFIQEVSKLNKPTTVVLVGGSAIKTTDWKDKVGAILDVWYPGEEGGNAVAKVLFGAENPSGKLPITVPIEEGQLPLTYNHHPTGRGNDYYDLSGEPLYPFGFGLSYTTFEISDLQLNKTKYSENETIIAEVQVKNTGSKAGSEVVQLYVKDLLASVSRPILELKGFQKVELKPGETRQISIEVPIQELKFLDEKMNWIVEKGTYRIMVGNSSKNLSLKQNVEVQ
- a CDS encoding SPFH domain-containing protein, yielding MELSFQGWMIPAIIVLLCVIFYKIILRVFFGLVIVPEDRIGLVTKKFVLVGKQELPEGRIIATNGEAGFQAQTLAPGIYFGKWIWQYTIQFQPFTVIPTGKLGLILAKDGTELETGRILARKVNCDSFQDAEAFLKNGGRKGRQTAIVAPGSYRINTLLFDIDLTDMTQIPDNAVGVITTMEGNPLEEGQIAGKIVEAHNKFQDVDTFLNNGGYKGLQEQVILAGSYFLNPWFTKVEMVHMTEIPIGYVGVIISYVGAEGKDLSGVDFKHGNIVEKGHKGVWSEPIGPGKYPINPYIMKVELVPTTNLVLNWAYERSESHQLDKNLSTITVRSKDGFPFNLDVSQIIHIPTYEAPKVIARFGNMINLVSQVLEPTIGNYFRNSAQDSDVIAFLGTRKERQQSAKEHISSVLDQYNVNAVDTLIGAIVPPESLMKTLTDRKLAEEQKITYETEMLAQETRQSLEKETAVADMQKEIVKADQGVWIAERVADASVKKATGDANSVRLQANAEGDRLKLLATGEAEKTRLLAKAESEKIELLAKANAEQISLTGNAEAEKILAIGKSNAESYKLSVEAMGGNNFTQLKIMENIASQNVKIMPDVLIGGGGDAANGGISGLLGLQLLEQLQKRNDDGSKVIEVKSDEAPEQ
- a CDS encoding patatin-like phospholipase family protein translates to MNFEKTGLVLSGGGTKGIAHAGVLKFLKEKNINIDVLACCSAGSIVGSLHAVGKTPEEILDFFQSIYFFNWKHFAFNQPGLVSSVIFNNYLRPIFQDMKIGDLDKEVKIVATELVSGTQKIFDNSFKVTDAVIASCSIPGVTTPYILGEEMYCDGGVLNNFPADVIRDECDRLIGVFVSPPHNIDINDLKTIKAIVSRSYDLLSYRVEKAKFEYCDWFISSQDLSSYGTFERKKDRLEEIFNIGYNAAKDSFESAQNVFAKNNIDCL